ACGGCAGAAATGCAGTATGCACTCGCGACTTTCTATACCAGTCGAGATCTGGAGAAAACAGTCGACTTACTCAATAAATCACTCGAATTGAGCGAAGGAAAAAACCTCAATACTGAGATTTTCAAAACACTTGCCAGCATCACCTATCAGCTTGATCGCAAAGAGCAGGCATACGTTTGGGCAATGGTTGCCAAGCGATTCGATGTCCCTATTATCGGTTCAGAGCAAGAAATGCAGATCCTTTACGGGTTCAGCCAAGAAAAATATGAACAGCTTGATGGTATTGCCGACACTATTGAAAATGCTTTAGAGAGCGGTAGTTTTCAAAGGAATATGGTCCCTAGCTTCAACTGAGTGGCAATAATCTGAAAGGATAAAACAGTAAGCGGTGATTTCGTCACCGCTTTTTCATGAATTGTTGAAAATTAACGACACTGAATTTACACAAAACCTTTCGCCAGTTGTCTTGGGTCCATCAGGGAAAACGTGACCAAGGTGGCTGTCACATACTGCACATCGAATCTCAGTCCTCACCATTCCGTGACTTAGATCTTTTAAATATCGAATGGCTTGATCATTAATAGGAGCATCAAAACTGGGCCAACCACACCCAGAATCA
This sequence is a window from Vibrio coralliilyticus. Protein-coding genes within it:
- the msrB gene encoding peptide-methionine (R)-S-oxide reductase MsrB, producing the protein MEQDIKKVVKPDEYWREQLSDEEYRVCRLQGTEAPFSGKLLHNKETGVYACTCCQSPLFQSENKYDSGCGWPSFDAPINDQAIRYLKDLSHGMVRTEIRCAVCDSHLGHVFPDGPKTTGERFCVNSVSLIFNNS